Proteins encoded within one genomic window of Candidatus Rokuibacteriota bacterium:
- a CDS encoding glycosyltransferase: MTPSGQRLSLCMIVRDEEQRLAGCLAAARPQVDEIVVVDTGSTDRSAEVALGFGAKVAHWAWRDDFAAARNESLRHATGDWILVLDADERIIAEEFTQLHPLMEQPDVIGIDLWLRSELPPGQPAPSLAAPYCRLFRSLPGVRFTGRIHEQVAPSLRALGGRIVRSQVEILHLGYAVPDDAKLARNLRLLALELEERPDNAFVLFNLGLTLGAQARWPEATEALQRALATRSDPLDPQLRALAWAKLAEAALAQSRWSDALNASRHAQEGNGKLSLARFAEARARFELGHTRGAEEIFATLLQAAPDALGMTLHRHLVAQALGIVRLRQGDFAGAADALALAATDREDGETCFLLGNAYLGLRRLNAAAHWYRRAQGAGYRDPKLDKRLGLCETVLRELELR, translated from the coding sequence ATGACCCCATCGGGCCAGCGCCTTTCCCTCTGCATGATCGTGCGCGACGAGGAGCAGCGCCTCGCCGGGTGCCTGGCCGCTGCCCGGCCGCAGGTGGACGAGATCGTCGTGGTGGACACGGGCTCCACCGACCGGAGCGCCGAGGTCGCGTTGGGCTTCGGAGCCAAGGTGGCTCACTGGGCGTGGCGCGACGACTTCGCCGCCGCCCGGAATGAATCCCTCCGTCACGCCACCGGAGACTGGATCCTCGTCCTCGACGCCGACGAGCGGATCATCGCCGAGGAGTTCACCCAGCTCCATCCGCTCATGGAGCAGCCCGACGTCATCGGCATCGATCTCTGGCTCCGCTCCGAACTCCCTCCGGGCCAGCCGGCACCCTCGCTGGCGGCGCCGTACTGCCGGCTGTTTCGGAGCCTGCCGGGGGTCCGTTTCACGGGCAGGATCCACGAGCAGGTGGCGCCCTCGCTTCGCGCCCTGGGCGGCAGAATCGTTCGCTCACAGGTCGAGATCCTCCATCTGGGTTACGCCGTCCCGGATGACGCCAAGCTCGCCCGCAACCTCCGCCTCCTCGCCCTGGAGCTGGAGGAGCGCCCGGACAATGCCTTCGTCCTCTTCAACCTCGGGCTGACGCTTGGAGCTCAGGCCCGGTGGCCCGAGGCGACGGAGGCGCTCCAACGCGCGCTCGCGACCCGGTCGGATCCGCTGGACCCACAGCTCCGGGCCCTGGCCTGGGCCAAGCTCGCCGAGGCCGCCCTCGCGCAGAGTCGCTGGAGCGATGCGCTGAACGCAAGCCGCCACGCCCAGGAGGGAAACGGCAAGCTGAGCCTCGCGCGCTTCGCCGAGGCCCGTGCCCGCTTCGAGCTGGGCCATACCAGGGGCGCCGAGGAGATCTTCGCGACCCTGCTCCAGGCCGCTCCGGACGCGCTCGGGATGACGCTCCACCGGCACCTGGTGGCTCAGGCCCTCGGGATTGTCCGGCTTCGCCAGGGCGACTTCGCGGGCGCGGCCGACGCCCTCGCGCTCGCGGCGACCGACCGCGAGGATGGCGAGACGTGCTTCCTTCTGGGGAACGCCTACCTCGGTCTCCGCCGGCTCAATGCCGCCGCCCATTGGTACCGCCGGGCACAGGGCGCCGGGTACCGAGACCCGAAGCTCGACAAGCGCCTCGGCCTCTGCGAGACGGTCCTCCGAGAGCTGGAGCTGCGCTGA
- a CDS encoding glycosyltransferase: protein MRVLLGPLNPLDHRQVVGDLGGLDVRCFDRHHAEVLWRPGEPFGVLWERLAAGWTPDLLIWWSPEYSCLPEGLEECPVPSLAVLGDWNLGLWATAPFLEAFDAIVTDRKGVATLGPQLETPVDYWPVFSFDPGIHRRLPGAPKEWDICFVGNFNHDVQADRAGWLLRLARLSPRRRVLLATGIYGEAYARLLNTSRVVFNRSIRGELNMRAYEATACGALLFMEAENLEVADVFAPGEACVLYTETTLEPLLDHYLEHPDALERVAEAGWRRVQSETYRHHLERLLTGLPKKLDGPRPFRQLPPWRRAYWAALKALCSPDPAGFGIARAHFERALRLEAPAGPIAAGLGALFTTLALDLPSAERIPYLATAERLLAMALEHDRRDAITLLTFGRVKLEHGDPRGAESEWLKARAILESGCPFAVDRFPVPFPFDRFRVEWERAAVEADPDARAERLRPLLLARVSAGLARLAAQADELPGALTYWADSVNAAPGLEQNLAQLGHGLEAFGEDAVALEAYGKALEWNPFDFEARARAMAVTRHLGDAQTEASLAHDGRAIVTAAPYYRALSPLFDRVETESAGRVSA from the coding sequence ATGCGCGTCCTCCTCGGCCCCCTGAACCCGCTCGACCACAGGCAGGTGGTCGGCGACCTGGGCGGCCTCGACGTCCGATGCTTCGATCGCCATCACGCCGAGGTCCTCTGGCGCCCCGGCGAGCCGTTCGGGGTTCTCTGGGAGCGCCTCGCCGCGGGGTGGACCCCTGACCTCCTGATCTGGTGGTCGCCCGAGTACTCTTGCCTCCCCGAGGGGTTGGAGGAATGCCCGGTACCGAGCCTCGCCGTGCTGGGGGACTGGAACCTCGGGCTCTGGGCGACGGCACCTTTCCTCGAGGCGTTTGACGCCATCGTGACAGACCGGAAGGGCGTGGCCACGCTCGGGCCGCAGCTCGAGACACCGGTGGACTACTGGCCGGTCTTCTCCTTCGATCCCGGGATCCACCGCCGGCTGCCCGGCGCGCCGAAGGAGTGGGACATCTGCTTCGTCGGCAACTTCAACCACGACGTCCAGGCCGACCGGGCCGGCTGGCTGCTGCGACTCGCCCGGCTCAGCCCCCGGCGTCGCGTCCTCCTGGCGACAGGCATCTACGGGGAGGCGTACGCTCGCCTGCTCAACACCTCGCGGGTCGTCTTCAACCGCTCCATCCGCGGGGAGCTGAACATGCGCGCCTACGAGGCCACCGCCTGCGGCGCGCTGCTCTTCATGGAGGCGGAGAACCTGGAGGTCGCCGACGTCTTCGCGCCCGGTGAGGCGTGCGTGCTCTATACCGAGACCACCCTCGAGCCGCTCCTCGACCACTACCTCGAGCACCCTGACGCGCTCGAGCGGGTCGCCGAGGCGGGATGGCGCCGCGTCCAATCCGAGACCTACCGCCATCACCTCGAACGCCTGCTCACCGGTCTGCCGAAGAAGCTCGACGGCCCCCGCCCGTTCCGCCAGCTCCCGCCGTGGCGCCGCGCGTACTGGGCGGCGCTGAAGGCGCTCTGCTCGCCCGATCCCGCGGGGTTCGGCATCGCGCGGGCCCACTTCGAGCGGGCGCTGCGCCTTGAGGCTCCCGCCGGCCCCATTGCCGCCGGGCTCGGGGCGCTCTTCACTACCCTGGCCCTCGACCTCCCGAGCGCGGAGCGGATCCCGTACCTGGCGACCGCCGAGCGGCTCCTCGCGATGGCCCTCGAGCACGACAGGCGCGACGCCATCACGCTGCTGACCTTCGGGCGCGTCAAGCTCGAGCACGGCGACCCCCGCGGGGCCGAGAGCGAATGGCTGAAGGCGCGGGCCATCCTCGAAAGCGGGTGCCCCTTCGCCGTGGACCGGTTCCCGGTCCCGTTTCCCTTCGACCGCTTCAGGGTGGAATGGGAGCGGGCGGCCGTCGAGGCAGATCCCGACGCCCGGGCAGAGCGGCTCAGACCGCTCCTCCTCGCGAGGGTCTCGGCGGGGCTCGCCCGCCTGGCGGCACAGGCTGACGAACTACCGGGCGCGCTCACTTACTGGGCCGACTCGGTGAATGCAGCACCCGGGCTCGAACAGAACCTCGCGCAGCTCGGCCACGGGCTCGAGGCATTCGGAGAGGACGCCGTGGCGCTGGAGGCCTACGGAAAGGCGCTCGAGTGGAACCCGTTCGACTTCGAGGCCCGGGCTCGCGCCATGGCGGTGACGCGCCACCTTGGCGACGCCCAGACCGAGGCGAGCCTGGCCCACGACGGCCGGGCGATCGTGACGGCGGCTCCCTACTATCGCGCCCTCTCCCCGCTCTTCGATCGAGTCGAAACCGAAAGCGCAGGGAGGGTTTCGGCGTGA
- a CDS encoding tetratricopeptide repeat protein → MADPTVSLCMIVKNEAAALPRCLGSVAGWVDEIVIVDTGSTDRTPEIAVGFGARVVHWAWRDDFAAARNESLRHATGDWILVLDADEALAEGCAPRLRELIRNPEAVAYLVKIVCPRQGDGGLVRLNWFPRLFRNLPGVAFEGVIHEQVIGSLAGRGRIDYSDIIVEHAGYTLAPAELSAKGERNLRLLERQLNDDPTYAPGWFQLAETYMLLGRVDEAIDAYRRALRLLEVSSLTLSPRVVALALQNLGAAHLARGDTEKGIDHLREALLLDPDLPPAHVHLGLAALRRDDPGEAEKHFARALEIADRLNREQDPGREYEISPWLIHYLRACALGQQGKTDAVRDGLLAALRLNPDHAESLWLLALACSALKEWPQALEALEALSRQGRDDLPYHLQRVQVLQALERHDEAAAAALRALERGAASREALTLAAQALCRDGRWSEAADAYEKLARLVPDNPLPLLALAHCREAMGDRPGAFAAYERAAAIAPDAPPVLFALGSSCLRAGQLDEAVACLEEAAARGPDRPEYLVNLTLAHLKRGDMTRAREVLAELSARGRDLPQAAELDRLLHRVESAIEESCP, encoded by the coding sequence ATGGCCGACCCCACAGTCTCCCTCTGCATGATCGTCAAGAACGAGGCCGCGGCGCTCCCCCGCTGTCTTGGGAGCGTCGCCGGCTGGGTGGACGAGATCGTGATCGTCGACACGGGCTCGACGGATCGGACCCCTGAGATCGCGGTCGGCTTCGGCGCCAGGGTGGTGCACTGGGCCTGGCGGGATGACTTCGCCGCGGCGCGGAACGAATCCCTCCGCCACGCGACCGGCGACTGGATCCTCGTCCTCGACGCGGACGAGGCGCTCGCCGAGGGCTGCGCGCCCCGGCTGCGCGAGCTGATCCGGAACCCCGAAGCGGTGGCGTACCTGGTCAAGATTGTCTGCCCTCGCCAGGGCGATGGCGGGCTCGTCCGCCTCAACTGGTTCCCCCGGCTCTTCCGCAATCTCCCAGGGGTGGCCTTCGAGGGCGTCATCCACGAGCAGGTCATCGGAAGCCTGGCGGGCCGCGGCAGGATCGACTACTCGGACATCATCGTGGAGCACGCGGGGTACACGCTCGCGCCGGCAGAGCTCAGCGCCAAGGGGGAGCGGAACCTTCGTCTCCTCGAGCGCCAGCTCAACGATGACCCCACCTACGCCCCGGGATGGTTCCAGCTCGCCGAGACCTACATGCTCCTCGGGCGAGTGGACGAGGCCATCGACGCCTACCGACGCGCGCTACGCCTGCTGGAAGTCTCCTCCCTGACGCTCTCACCCCGCGTCGTGGCTCTGGCCCTCCAGAACCTCGGTGCCGCACACCTGGCACGCGGCGATACCGAGAAGGGAATCGACCATCTCCGCGAAGCCCTCCTGCTCGACCCCGACCTGCCCCCTGCCCACGTCCACCTGGGCCTCGCTGCGCTGAGGCGCGACGACCCGGGGGAGGCGGAGAAACACTTCGCTCGCGCGCTCGAAATCGCCGACCGCCTGAATCGCGAGCAGGATCCGGGCCGCGAGTACGAGATCTCGCCGTGGTTGATCCATTACCTTCGCGCCTGCGCGTTGGGGCAGCAGGGCAAGACCGACGCGGTCCGAGACGGTCTGCTGGCGGCTCTGCGACTCAACCCGGACCACGCGGAGAGCCTGTGGCTGCTTGCGCTGGCCTGCTCGGCCCTCAAAGAGTGGCCGCAGGCGCTCGAGGCGCTCGAGGCCCTGTCACGGCAGGGGCGGGATGACCTGCCGTACCACCTTCAGCGGGTCCAGGTGCTCCAGGCCCTCGAGCGCCACGACGAAGCCGCCGCCGCCGCGCTGAGAGCCCTGGAGCGCGGTGCGGCCTCACGAGAGGCCCTCACGCTTGCCGCTCAGGCCCTGTGCCGGGACGGGCGCTGGAGCGAGGCAGCCGACGCGTACGAGAAGCTCGCCCGGCTCGTCCCTGACAACCCCCTGCCGCTGCTGGCGCTGGCCCACTGCCGGGAGGCAATGGGCGACCGGCCCGGTGCGTTCGCCGCGTATGAGCGCGCCGCCGCGATCGCTCCCGACGCCCCGCCCGTGCTCTTCGCGCTCGGGTCCTCGTGCCTGCGCGCGGGCCAGCTCGACGAAGCCGTGGCCTGCCTCGAGGAGGCGGCCGCCCGGGGCCCTGACCGGCCCGAGTACCTGGTGAACCTGACCCTCGCTCACCTGAAGCGGGGCGACATGACACGCGCCCGCGAGGTCCTCGCCGAGCTGAGCGCCCGCGGGAGGGACCTGCCCCAGGCTGCCGAGCTCGACCGCCTCCTCCACCGCGTCGAGTCCGCCATAGAGGAGTCCTGCCCATGA
- a CDS encoding methyltransferase domain-containing protein, producing the protein MTTAGTLTILAFNWHEPYLHLLAKTGHRLLVCDWARPWRLGYRPLPPNATCLGSEEEATALIRDRRVDVVLCQNAADLVWLGDKPAATIFLSHNVLTNEVTGRDERLAGQLREFARTALAARHGVFVTISEVKRESWGLDGLVIPPGIDPQEHGGYTGEAAEVLTVGNLLRERSHMLGTDFLEAALAGLPWRVVGQNPGLPGDEAESWEALRALYRRSRLYANATTWPWEDGYNLAMLEAMATGMPVVSLANPTSPIREGVEGFLAEDAESFRRWTLRLLEDPDLARRMGANARRAVAERFPLDAFVERWNEAFRRCLGAASRATPNAQVRPIPQETAGADLFPWAPGEITTSLARCPAGAFHITGMRLERLSTNRWWGDLTGYREDLKSPFTLQGFRIAEGWPATVTLPPYLADLEDGWRTLIVAAVAEIAESVFADPETSSKNVIYVSVSVPDHIPVVTKVGGDRITPGDTFVGIYVHHAKRYRFAARFGEGKTVLDLGCGVGYGSRMLAQTARQVVGIEISAEAVTYASHAYHGPRLSFGVGDARQLPFPDGTFDLVVCFEMIEQIREQQQMLKEIARVLRPGGQLIISTPNKLIYERFPDPDHFHCGLLERREFEHLLRAEFSQVQLWAQPRFRDLAEITLEFEIERDVHDGQEMFIAVATGSRRVAAFSARRGIPEGQTPRRLKVVVATAGNPIATSSYYERALRRHHDVRTWGPTMDDGTLGQWQAVADQHALKAAGSAEEKIALLRGLIRPADHPCPKGTPDVRELLRTLPAGWRPDLFLWIDNGPDFLPLGLEALDCPTACLMGDSHTQLDWRLRYAQLFQHAFVMFNRQHIPAFQAAGCASVHWLPAACDPRVHRRFAVEKAFDVVFVGQTLRQWHPDRVRLLERLAAAGLSVHVATKILEEMALAFARGRLVFNRSLAGDLNMRVFEALATGSLLLTDSLAPESGLEELLRDREHLVLYDEDNLEALARYYLDHADEREAIAARGRLEVLRQHTYAHRVASLLAAILGEDAEPSPAAASDLTQAAGPVAPSPRLRRRGPSPTLLATPAPPASRVPGDPRLVAWGAPLAAPPAAREAEPVSPGGDAAQLAAYHSQPRPEVAALVPPSAHRILDVGCAGGALGRLLKDRGGVEVVGIEASADVARVAAGHLDQVFCLDLDDIQSLPFPDGWFDCIVCADVLEHLKDPELTLGVLLRYLSAEGRLVASIPNVRHSSVLLPLLVDGRWRYQPEGILDRTHLRFFTLAEILELLRTVGLEADSLNAVTTPLPEACKVLREAVERLGGDPARFDQEAHVVQYLVTAHPAARPKPRAPQSVTTATPAASVIIPVWNRAEYTQACLEALARTATFELAEVIVVDNGSTDETSRLLADWADRVRVITNRENLGFARASNQGARAARGELLVFLNNDTVPQPGWLEALVKEAQDPTIGIVGARLLYPGRETVQHAGIVLGPDGIPDHIWRGVPADDPRVSESRDLDMVTGACLLIRKSLFERLGGLDEGYRNGCEDVDLCLAARRQGYRVRYCADAMVEHHEGMTEGRFAHVRENLQRLFAKWGPTLESLPRYSEDVLRPGPSPAPVTAIWEGSFFCHHSLAAVNREICRELLGRGLDLGLANYEPPEFDPRQEPGLAALAERLDHRPAGARIRVRHRFPPDFSRPAEETLVLIQPWEFGAAPVDWVEGIRRNVDELWVPSQYVKDCFVSSGVAGESVVVIPNGFDPAIFHPDAPAMNLPTAKRFKFLFVGGSISRKGIDVLLAAYLEEFSAADDVCLIIKDQAYYRHRLDTALGDLTRRADAPEVLYFYDDVLPQQMAGYYRAADCLVHPFRGEGFGMPILEAMASGLPVLVTDYGPVREFCPEDAAWFIPCRTIAFPEPRVDHLKTVGHPVWAEPDRTALRALMRHVSEHPEECRARGRRAAEAAHRRFTWAHVADRYAERLTALASSDTAAERGIGPLLARGIHLLQSDRLKEAAGVFLEAARREPQNLEALVGVAHCALALGETELARGFLKHILAVDPEHEGARASLAALDVAEAPEEVPAR; encoded by the coding sequence GTGACCACCGCGGGGACGCTGACGATCCTCGCCTTCAACTGGCATGAGCCCTACCTCCATCTGCTGGCGAAGACCGGCCATCGCCTGCTCGTCTGCGATTGGGCGCGGCCGTGGAGGCTCGGCTACCGGCCGCTCCCGCCCAACGCGACCTGCCTGGGCTCAGAGGAAGAGGCCACGGCGCTCATCCGGGATCGCCGGGTGGATGTGGTCCTCTGTCAGAACGCTGCCGATCTGGTCTGGCTCGGAGACAAACCGGCAGCCACGATCTTCCTGAGCCACAACGTGCTGACCAACGAGGTCACAGGGCGGGACGAACGGCTGGCGGGTCAGCTGAGGGAGTTCGCCCGCACGGCCCTGGCGGCGCGCCACGGGGTCTTCGTCACGATCTCCGAGGTGAAGCGGGAGAGCTGGGGCCTCGATGGTCTCGTCATCCCGCCCGGGATCGACCCCCAGGAGCACGGAGGGTATACCGGCGAGGCCGCCGAGGTCCTCACGGTCGGGAACCTCCTTCGCGAGCGGAGCCACATGCTCGGGACCGATTTCCTCGAAGCCGCGCTCGCAGGGCTTCCGTGGAGGGTCGTTGGCCAGAACCCCGGGCTCCCCGGCGACGAGGCGGAGAGCTGGGAGGCGCTCAGGGCGCTCTACCGCCGATCGCGGCTCTACGCGAACGCCACCACCTGGCCCTGGGAGGACGGATACAACCTCGCCATGCTCGAAGCGATGGCCACCGGCATGCCGGTGGTCTCCCTGGCAAACCCCACCTCGCCGATCCGCGAGGGCGTCGAGGGGTTCCTTGCCGAGGACGCCGAGAGCTTCAGGCGATGGACGCTCCGGTTGCTGGAAGATCCCGACCTGGCCCGCCGAATGGGCGCCAACGCCCGACGCGCCGTGGCCGAGCGCTTCCCCCTTGACGCGTTCGTCGAGCGCTGGAACGAGGCCTTCCGCCGCTGTCTCGGCGCGGCCTCGAGAGCCACGCCGAACGCCCAGGTCCGTCCGATCCCTCAAGAGACTGCCGGTGCTGACCTCTTCCCCTGGGCCCCGGGAGAGATCACGACTTCTCTCGCCCGCTGCCCTGCCGGGGCCTTCCACATCACCGGGATGCGCCTCGAGCGTCTAAGCACCAACCGTTGGTGGGGCGACCTCACGGGCTACCGGGAGGACCTCAAGAGCCCGTTCACATTGCAAGGGTTCCGCATCGCGGAAGGCTGGCCCGCGACGGTGACGCTCCCGCCTTACCTCGCCGATCTCGAAGATGGCTGGCGGACCCTGATCGTCGCCGCCGTGGCGGAGATCGCCGAGTCTGTGTTTGCTGACCCCGAGACCTCGAGCAAGAACGTCATCTATGTCTCGGTCTCAGTTCCTGACCACATCCCCGTCGTCACCAAGGTTGGCGGAGACCGCATCACGCCGGGCGACACCTTCGTCGGGATCTACGTCCATCACGCCAAGCGCTACCGCTTCGCCGCGCGGTTCGGCGAGGGGAAGACCGTGCTGGACCTGGGATGCGGAGTCGGCTACGGGAGCCGGATGCTGGCCCAAACGGCCCGGCAGGTCGTGGGGATCGAAATCTCCGCGGAGGCTGTGACGTACGCCTCGCACGCGTACCACGGTCCCCGGCTTTCGTTCGGCGTCGGTGATGCGCGACAGCTCCCCTTCCCTGACGGCACGTTCGACCTCGTGGTCTGCTTTGAGATGATCGAGCAAATCCGCGAGCAGCAGCAGATGCTGAAGGAGATCGCGCGGGTCCTGCGCCCCGGAGGGCAGCTGATTATCAGCACTCCCAACAAGCTCATCTACGAGCGCTTTCCGGACCCAGACCACTTCCACTGCGGGCTCCTCGAACGGCGAGAATTTGAGCACCTCCTCCGCGCGGAGTTCAGCCAGGTCCAGCTCTGGGCCCAGCCCAGGTTCCGGGATCTCGCTGAGATCACACTCGAGTTCGAAATCGAAAGAGATGTTCACGACGGCCAGGAGATGTTTATCGCCGTCGCCACTGGATCCCGGCGGGTGGCGGCCTTCTCAGCCAGGCGTGGCATCCCCGAGGGTCAGACGCCGCGGCGGCTCAAGGTTGTCGTGGCCACCGCGGGTAATCCGATCGCGACCTCCAGCTACTACGAGCGAGCCCTCCGCCGGCACCACGATGTCCGGACGTGGGGCCCGACCATGGACGACGGGACGCTGGGCCAGTGGCAGGCCGTGGCCGACCAGCACGCTCTCAAGGCCGCCGGCAGCGCGGAAGAGAAGATCGCGCTGCTGCGAGGGCTGATCCGCCCGGCCGATCACCCATGCCCCAAGGGGACGCCCGACGTGAGAGAGCTGCTCCGGACCCTTCCGGCCGGGTGGCGCCCGGATCTCTTCCTCTGGATCGACAACGGCCCTGACTTCCTGCCGCTCGGGCTGGAGGCGCTGGATTGCCCCACAGCCTGCCTCATGGGCGACAGTCACACCCAGCTCGACTGGCGCCTCCGGTACGCGCAGCTCTTCCAGCACGCCTTCGTGATGTTCAACCGCCAGCACATCCCGGCCTTCCAGGCGGCCGGGTGCGCCAGCGTGCACTGGCTGCCTGCAGCGTGCGATCCCCGCGTCCACCGGCGATTCGCCGTGGAGAAGGCCTTCGACGTCGTCTTCGTCGGCCAGACGCTCAGGCAGTGGCACCCTGACCGCGTCCGCCTGCTGGAGCGCCTCGCCGCGGCAGGTCTGAGCGTCCACGTGGCGACGAAGATCCTCGAGGAGATGGCGCTGGCGTTCGCCCGCGGGCGGCTCGTCTTCAACCGGAGCCTCGCCGGCGACCTCAACATGCGCGTCTTCGAGGCCCTCGCCACCGGGAGCCTCCTCCTCACCGACAGCCTCGCCCCCGAGTCAGGGCTCGAGGAGCTCCTGCGGGACCGCGAGCACCTGGTGCTCTACGACGAGGACAACCTGGAAGCGTTAGCCCGCTACTACCTCGACCACGCCGACGAGCGGGAGGCCATCGCCGCGCGGGGCCGGCTCGAGGTCCTGCGCCAGCACACGTACGCCCACCGCGTCGCCTCGCTCCTCGCGGCGATCCTGGGCGAGGACGCCGAGCCCTCTCCCGCCGCGGCGTCGGATCTCACGCAGGCCGCGGGTCCTGTCGCCCCCTCCCCACGCCTTCGGCGTCGGGGGCCCAGCCCCACGCTCCTCGCCACCCCCGCCCCACCCGCTTCGCGGGTACCCGGGGACCCCCGGCTCGTCGCGTGGGGCGCCCCGCTCGCCGCACCACCCGCGGCCCGCGAGGCCGAGCCGGTTAGCCCCGGCGGAGACGCGGCCCAGCTCGCCGCCTACCACAGCCAGCCTCGTCCCGAGGTCGCCGCGCTGGTGCCGCCGAGTGCCCACCGGATCCTGGATGTGGGCTGCGCCGGCGGAGCGCTCGGGCGCCTGCTGAAGGACCGGGGCGGCGTGGAGGTCGTGGGAATCGAGGCCAGCGCCGACGTCGCCCGGGTGGCCGCCGGCCACCTGGACCAGGTCTTCTGTCTCGACCTCGACGACATCCAGAGCCTCCCCTTCCCCGATGGGTGGTTCGACTGCATCGTCTGCGCCGACGTGCTCGAGCACCTGAAAGATCCCGAGCTGACGCTCGGCGTCCTGCTCCGCTACCTCTCCGCCGAGGGGCGGCTGGTCGCGAGCATCCCGAACGTCCGCCACAGTTCGGTCCTCCTCCCGCTCCTGGTGGACGGTCGCTGGCGCTATCAGCCGGAGGGGATCCTGGATCGCACCCACCTCAGGTTCTTCACGCTGGCCGAGATCCTGGAGCTGCTGCGAACGGTGGGCTTGGAGGCGGATTCCCTGAACGCGGTGACCACGCCCCTGCCCGAGGCGTGTAAGGTCCTCCGGGAGGCCGTCGAGCGCCTGGGTGGCGACCCCGCGAGGTTCGACCAGGAGGCACACGTCGTCCAGTACCTGGTCACGGCCCATCCCGCTGCTCGCCCCAAACCACGCGCGCCTCAGAGCGTGACGACGGCAACGCCCGCGGCGAGCGTCATCATCCCGGTCTGGAACCGGGCCGAGTACACTCAGGCCTGCCTGGAGGCGCTCGCGCGGACCGCCACGTTCGAGCTGGCCGAGGTCATCGTCGTGGACAACGGGTCCACCGACGAGACCTCCCGGCTCCTGGCCGACTGGGCCGATCGGGTGCGGGTCATCACGAACCGAGAAAACCTCGGTTTCGCCCGAGCCTCAAACCAGGGCGCGCGGGCAGCGCGCGGGGAGCTCCTCGTCTTCCTGAACAACGACACGGTCCCTCAGCCCGGCTGGCTGGAGGCGCTGGTGAAGGAGGCCCAGGATCCCACCATCGGGATCGTCGGCGCTCGCCTCCTCTACCCGGGGAGGGAGACCGTGCAGCACGCCGGCATCGTCCTCGGCCCGGACGGGATCCCGGACCACATCTGGCGCGGGGTTCCTGCCGACGACCCGCGGGTCTCCGAGTCGAGGGATCTCGACATGGTGACCGGCGCCTGCCTCCTCATCCGGAAGAGCCTCTTCGAGCGCCTGGGCGGCCTCGACGAAGGCTACCGGAACGGCTGCGAGGACGTGGATCTCTGCCTGGCCGCCCGCCGCCAGGGCTACCGGGTCCGCTACTGCGCTGACGCGATGGTCGAGCACCACGAAGGCATGACCGAGGGGCGCTTCGCCCACGTGCGGGAGAACCTCCAGCGGCTCTTCGCCAAGTGGGGGCCCACGCTCGAGAGCCTCCCGCGCTATTCAGAAGACGTTCTTCGCCCCGGTCCTTCCCCGGCGCCGGTCACCGCGATCTGGGAGGGAAGCTTCTTCTGCCACCACAGCCTGGCCGCGGTCAACCGTGAGATCTGCCGCGAGCTGCTGGGCCGCGGCTTGGACCTGGGGCTGGCCAACTACGAGCCTCCCGAGTTCGACCCCCGCCAGGAGCCGGGGTTGGCGGCTCTGGCAGAGCGTCTCGACCATCGCCCGGCAGGAGCCCGGATCCGCGTACGCCATCGTTTCCCTCCTGATTTCTCCCGGCCTGCCGAGGAGACGCTCGTGCTCATCCAGCCGTGGGAGTTCGGCGCCGCGCCGGTTGACTGGGTGGAGGGAATTCGGCGGAACGTGGACGAGCTGTGGGTGCCCTCCCAGTATGTTAAAGATTGTTTCGTCTCGAGCGGCGTCGCCGGCGAGAGCGTCGTGGTGATCCCCAACGGCTTCGACCCGGCCATCTTCCATCCCGACGCTCCCGCAATGAACCTCCCCACGGCCAAGCGGTTCAAATTCCTCTTCGTGGGCGGGAGTATCTCGCGGAAAGGGATCGATGTGCTGCTCGCGGCTTACCTCGAGGAGTTCAGCGCGGCCGACGACGTCTGCCTCATCATCAAAGACCAGGCCTACTACCGCCACAGGCTCGACACCGCCCTGGGCGACCTCACGCGACGCGCCGACGCGCCCGAGGTCCTCTACTTCTACGATGATGTCCTTCCGCAGCAGATGGCCGGCTACTACCGGGCGGCAGACTGTCTGGTCCATCCGTTCCGCGGCGAGGGTTTCGGAATGCCGATCCTCGAGGCGATGGCATCCGGCCTGCCGGTCCTGGTCACCGACTACGGTCCGGTCCGGGAGTTCTGCCCGGAGGATGCCGCCTGGTTCATCCCCTGCCGGACCATCGCCTTCCCGGAGCCGCGCGTTGATCACCTGAAGACGGTCGGCCATCCGGTCTGGGCAGAGCCTGATCGGACCGCGCTCCGAGCGTTGATGCGGCATGTCTCCGAGCACCCTGAGGAGTGCAGGGCGCGAGGCCGGCGGGCTGCCGAGGCTGCCCACCGCCGCTTCACCTGGGCCCACGTCGCCGACCGATACGCCGAGAGGCTGACAGCTCTGGCCAGCAGCGATACAGCCGCCGAGCGCGGAATCGGGCCCCTGCTCGCCAGGGGAATCCACCTCCTCCAGTCCGACAGGCTCAAAGAGGCCGCAGGCGTCTTCCTGGAGGCCGCCCGCCGCGAGCCCCAGAACCTGGAGGCGCTGGTCGGTGTGGCTCACTGCGCCCTGGCCCTGGGCGAGACCGAGCTGGCGCGCGGGTTCCTCAAACACATCCTGGCCGTGGACCCCGAGCACGAGGGGGCCAGGGCGAGCCTGGCCGCTCTCGACGTCGCCGAAGCACCTGAGGAGGTGCCGGCACGATGA